The uncultured Sunxiuqinia sp. genome has a segment encoding these proteins:
- the uvrA gene encoding excinuclease ABC subunit UvrA produces MQKTNTAVLDEELIENEEKVVVHGARVHNLQNINVEIPRNQLTVITGLSGSGKSSLAFDTIYAEGQRRYIETFSAYARSFLGNMERPDVDKITGLSPVISIEQKTTNKNPRSTVGTVTEIYDFLRLLYARAGEAFSYETGEKMVKYTDDQILKLIQEKFADQRILVMAPIVRGRKGHYRELFEQFRRKGFLYARIDGEVKELVPNMKVDRYKNHFIEIVIDRLEVEAGSLKRLKESLQTAMRQGHGITLVMQNDSDNMKYYSRELMCPSTGISYAEPAPHNFSFNSPQGACPRCNGLGQVAEIDLEKIIPDSGKSISKGGIAPLGTQKNTLIFWQIEALGEKYGFDLKTPIKDIPEDGLSIVLNGTNERIQLKNSPLGSSVNYMMTYEGVIKYIDSQRDDNPSKKAKKWANQFVKERTCPECYGQRLKKESLHFKIDDFNISEVAKMDVSELSEWLVDLEDRLTNRQRKIGIEVIKEIRDRVSFLIDVGLEYLSLDRTSRTLSGGESQRIRLATQIGSQLVNVLYILDEPSIGLHHRDNIRLIHSLQKLRDTGNSVIVVEHDKDMMLSADYIVDMGPYAGRHGGEVVAAGTPEFMLKQHTLTSKYLTGEHQIAVPEIRRPGNGKSIKLKGCNGNNLKGVNADFPLGKLICVTGVSGSGKSSLINGTLQPILSQYFYKSVKDPLEYKKIEGLDHIDKVVQVDQSPLGRTPRSNPVTYTGVFSDIRTLFAQLPEAKIRGYKPGRFSFNVKGGRCEDCQGGGLKLIEMNFLPDVYVHCDTCNGKRYNRETLEVRFKGKSIGDVLDMTINQGVEFFESIPSIVHKLKTLQEVGLGYITLGQSSTTLSGGESQRVKLASELAKKDTGKTLYILDEPTTGLHFEDIRVLLEVLNKLVDRGNTVIVIEHNLDVIKVADHVIDLGPEGGKGGGKLLCAGTPEEVAKIKRSHTAKYLKKELALSSE; encoded by the coding sequence ATGCAGAAAACTAATACAGCAGTTCTTGATGAAGAGCTGATTGAAAATGAAGAAAAGGTAGTTGTGCACGGTGCACGGGTGCATAATCTTCAAAATATAAATGTGGAGATTCCACGAAACCAACTGACCGTAATTACCGGCTTAAGTGGTAGTGGGAAATCGTCATTGGCATTCGACACAATTTATGCAGAAGGCCAACGTCGTTATATTGAAACATTCTCCGCTTATGCACGCTCTTTCCTGGGAAATATGGAGCGTCCGGATGTCGATAAAATTACGGGTTTGAGCCCCGTGATTTCCATAGAGCAAAAAACCACCAATAAAAATCCCCGATCAACTGTTGGAACGGTTACTGAGATTTATGATTTCCTGCGACTGCTTTATGCCAGAGCAGGAGAGGCATTTTCCTACGAGACGGGAGAAAAGATGGTGAAATACACCGATGATCAAATCTTAAAGCTGATTCAGGAAAAATTTGCAGACCAACGTATTTTGGTGATGGCTCCAATTGTTCGTGGTCGAAAAGGTCATTATCGGGAGCTGTTTGAGCAGTTTCGGAGAAAGGGATTTTTGTATGCCCGAATTGATGGCGAGGTGAAGGAGTTGGTTCCGAATATGAAAGTCGATCGTTATAAGAATCACTTCATTGAAATTGTGATCGATCGGTTGGAAGTGGAGGCGGGAAGTCTAAAGCGATTGAAAGAATCGTTGCAAACGGCTATGAGACAAGGCCATGGGATTACCTTGGTTATGCAAAACGACTCGGATAATATGAAGTATTACAGTCGGGAGCTCATGTGTCCGTCTACCGGGATATCGTATGCAGAGCCGGCACCCCATAATTTTTCATTCAACTCACCACAAGGAGCTTGCCCGAGGTGTAATGGCTTAGGGCAGGTTGCTGAAATTGATCTGGAAAAAATTATCCCGGATTCCGGTAAGAGCATTTCCAAAGGTGGAATTGCACCTCTTGGAACTCAGAAAAACACCTTGATATTTTGGCAGATTGAAGCCTTAGGCGAAAAATATGGGTTCGATTTAAAAACACCTATAAAAGATATTCCTGAAGATGGATTGAGTATCGTGCTAAATGGAACGAATGAACGCATTCAGTTGAAAAATTCGCCTCTCGGAAGTTCGGTCAATTACATGATGACTTACGAAGGAGTGATCAAATACATCGATAGTCAGCGAGATGATAATCCATCAAAAAAGGCGAAGAAATGGGCAAACCAGTTTGTAAAAGAACGAACTTGTCCCGAGTGCTACGGACAACGGTTGAAAAAGGAGTCGCTTCACTTTAAAATTGATGATTTCAATATTTCGGAAGTCGCCAAAATGGATGTTTCTGAATTGAGTGAGTGGTTGGTTGATTTGGAAGATCGTTTAACCAACCGACAACGAAAAATCGGAATCGAAGTCATTAAAGAAATTCGTGACCGGGTTAGTTTTTTGATTGATGTTGGTTTGGAATATTTGTCACTTGATCGGACATCAAGAACCTTGTCTGGCGGAGAGTCGCAGCGTATTCGTCTCGCAACGCAAATCGGCTCACAATTGGTTAATGTGCTTTATATTTTGGATGAACCAAGTATCGGCTTACATCATCGTGACAATATTCGCCTTATACACTCCCTGCAAAAATTACGCGATACCGGTAATTCTGTCATTGTGGTCGAGCATGATAAAGATATGATGCTTTCGGCCGATTATATTGTGGATATGGGCCCTTATGCCGGCCGTCATGGTGGCGAGGTTGTAGCAGCAGGAACTCCCGAATTTATGCTAAAACAGCATACGCTTACTTCAAAGTACCTGACTGGTGAACACCAAATTGCAGTTCCCGAAATTAGAAGACCCGGAAATGGAAAGTCAATTAAATTGAAGGGATGTAACGGGAATAACTTAAAAGGAGTCAATGCTGATTTTCCGTTGGGAAAGCTGATTTGTGTGACCGGAGTTTCTGGTAGCGGTAAGTCAAGCTTGATTAACGGAACCTTACAACCCATTTTAAGCCAGTATTTTTACAAGTCGGTTAAAGATCCGTTGGAATACAAAAAAATTGAAGGACTGGATCATATTGATAAAGTTGTTCAAGTCGATCAGTCCCCACTTGGGCGCACTCCGCGCTCAAATCCGGTGACTTATACAGGCGTATTTTCTGATATTCGTACATTGTTTGCGCAACTGCCAGAAGCAAAAATCAGAGGATACAAGCCCGGACGCTTTTCATTTAATGTAAAAGGTGGTCGTTGCGAAGATTGTCAGGGTGGCGGATTGAAACTTATTGAGATGAATTTTTTGCCTGATGTGTATGTGCATTGTGATACCTGCAACGGTAAACGTTATAACCGCGAAACGCTGGAAGTCCGTTTCAAAGGAAAATCAATTGGCGATGTGCTCGACATGACAATTAATCAGGGGGTTGAGTTTTTTGAAAGCATTCCCTCCATTGTACACAAATTGAAAACTTTACAAGAAGTCGGATTGGGATATATTACACTCGGGCAATCGTCTACAACCTTGTCCGGCGGTGAATCGCAGCGGGTAAAATTAGCTTCGGAACTTGCCAAAAAAGACACGGGAAAAACCTTGTATATTTTGGATGAGCCAACCACCGGCTTACATTTTGAAGATATCCGTGTTTTGCTCGAAGTGCTCAATAAACTTGTAGATCGTGGCAATACGGTAATTGTAATTGAGCACAACCTGGATGTGATTAAAGTTGCAGATCACGTCATTGATCTTGGACCAGAAGGTGGAAAGGGAGGAGGAAAGTTACTATGTGCCGGAACTCCGGAGGAAGTAGCCAAAATCAAAAGGTCTCATACTGCCAAGTATCTGAAAAAAGAGTTAGCTTTATCGTCAGAATAA
- a CDS encoding nucleoside kinase translates to MKTVEIYCENNQVTKAYPLGTTLDQIKEDLQIDLENPVCGALVNHKVKELSFSVVKAKRIRFIDYSHPDGRRLYTRSLLFLVYVAVRETFPQVKLKIMNGISQGYYCELIGLERQITDSDIFELKNEMHQWVKQNIPFEKKGIPTNEAVDILIKQGLEEKARLFEQQGTLFSYLYFVNGYANYFYGHHVPSTGYLTNFGLVPYFDGLLVQIPQSDDFENLYPVIKQDKLLDVFKEHKRRVSILDVPDLGKLNDYTAMGKSGDIIKISEALHEKQIAEIANQIDALRDVVKIILIAGPSASGKTTFSKRLAVQLAVNGLVPNMISLDDYFVDREKTPLDEHGEYDFESLEAIDVGFFNKQLLQLFNGEEVDLPKFNFAIGKRVNSGKKLKLGEGHLLIVEGIHGNNPGLTPHIVPKQSFKIFLSALTQVSFDDHNHISTTDNRLIRRMIRDSLYRGYSAAETIKRWPSVKHGEEKNIFPYQGNADVMFNSALVYELAVLKKYAEQLLKNVPENQVEYCEANRLLKFFSYIKSIDDFEIPPTSLIREFLGGSSFLY, encoded by the coding sequence ATGAAAACAGTTGAAATCTATTGCGAGAATAATCAGGTAACAAAAGCTTACCCATTAGGAACTACTCTCGATCAAATAAAAGAAGATCTGCAAATTGATCTTGAAAATCCCGTTTGCGGAGCGTTAGTCAATCACAAAGTTAAGGAATTGTCTTTTTCTGTTGTTAAAGCTAAGCGCATTCGTTTTATCGATTATTCGCACCCGGACGGACGCCGCTTGTATACAAGATCTTTACTATTCTTGGTTTATGTCGCTGTCCGAGAGACTTTTCCACAGGTGAAGTTGAAAATTATGAATGGCATTTCTCAAGGGTATTATTGTGAATTGATTGGGCTGGAAAGACAAATTACCGATTCTGATATTTTTGAATTGAAAAATGAAATGCATCAGTGGGTTAAGCAAAATATTCCGTTCGAGAAAAAAGGGATCCCAACAAACGAAGCGGTCGACATTCTCATTAAACAGGGATTGGAGGAGAAAGCTCGTTTGTTTGAGCAACAAGGTACGCTGTTTTCTTATTTATACTTCGTCAATGGCTATGCCAATTATTTTTACGGGCACCATGTACCGTCAACTGGTTATTTAACTAATTTCGGGTTAGTTCCTTATTTTGATGGTCTTTTGGTTCAAATTCCACAGTCCGATGATTTCGAAAATCTCTATCCGGTCATTAAGCAGGATAAACTCTTGGATGTTTTTAAAGAACATAAAAGACGAGTCAGTATTCTAGATGTTCCCGATTTGGGAAAATTGAATGATTATACTGCAATGGGAAAAAGTGGAGACATTATTAAAATTTCAGAGGCTTTACACGAAAAGCAGATCGCCGAAATTGCTAATCAAATTGATGCTTTGCGAGATGTGGTGAAAATCATTCTTATTGCGGGTCCGTCAGCTTCTGGTAAAACGACATTTAGTAAACGATTGGCTGTTCAATTGGCTGTTAATGGGTTGGTTCCGAACATGATTTCGTTGGATGACTATTTTGTTGACCGGGAGAAAACACCTTTGGATGAGCATGGTGAATATGATTTTGAATCACTGGAAGCAATTGATGTCGGTTTTTTCAATAAGCAGCTGTTGCAGCTTTTTAATGGAGAGGAAGTGGATTTACCGAAATTCAATTTTGCAATTGGCAAGCGGGTCAATTCAGGTAAAAAACTAAAATTGGGCGAAGGTCACCTGCTGATTGTTGAAGGAATTCACGGCAACAATCCCGGGCTTACTCCACATATTGTTCCAAAACAGAGCTTTAAAATTTTCTTGTCAGCGCTGACTCAGGTTTCATTTGACGATCATAATCACATTTCAACAACTGATAATCGCTTAATTCGAAGAATGATCCGAGACAGTTTATATCGCGGATATTCAGCTGCTGAAACAATAAAGCGATGGCCTAGTGTGAAACATGGCGAAGAGAAAAATATTTTCCCGTACCAGGGAAATGCAGATGTAATGTTTAATTCGGCCTTGGTGTATGAGTTGGCTGTTTTGAAAAAGTATGCAGAACAGCTCTTGAAAAATGTGCCGGAGAATCAAGTTGAATATTGCGAGGCTAATCGATTATTGAAATTTTTCAGCTACATCAAAAGTATCGATGATTTTGAGATCCCTCCAACTTCACTTATTCGCGAATTTTTAGGAGGCAGTAGCTTTCTCTACTAA
- a CDS encoding MATE family efflux transporter, with product MNREILRLAFPNIISNVTIPLLGLVDIALMGHLDSAVFIGAVSLGTVIFNFIYWGFSFLRMGTSGFTAQAYGEKNEGESFHILSRAMLISTLISVVIIVLQFPIEWISFKLINGSHEVESLAREYFRIRIWAAPATLGLYVLNGWFLGMQNAKYPMITSIAANVFNIGLSFFFVRSLHMNSAGVALGTVLAQYLGVAVGLIFLFKSYRHLTVHWNWQSIIKPTNLKSFFQVNTDIFIRTFCVIFVFTFFTSKSAGINDHILAVNSILIQFLLFFAFFIDGFAYAGEALSGRFVGEKNRSQFLKVTRLLFYWGSILALAFGVFYLFANQTVLSVLTNQQNIIETALEFKLWVVITPIVSFASFIWDGVYIGATASKEMRNSMLGASILVFLPSYFLLQPFFGNHALWLAMMLFMLSRGVIQTFLFPRIIRRNF from the coding sequence GTGAATCGAGAAATACTCCGTTTAGCCTTTCCCAACATTATTAGCAATGTGACTATTCCCTTATTAGGATTGGTGGATATCGCATTAATGGGCCATTTGGATTCAGCGGTTTTCATTGGAGCAGTATCACTCGGAACGGTCATTTTCAATTTTATTTACTGGGGGTTTAGCTTCCTGCGAATGGGAACCAGCGGATTTACGGCCCAAGCTTACGGCGAAAAAAATGAAGGTGAGAGTTTTCATATTCTTTCGAGAGCCATGCTAATTTCCACCTTGATCAGTGTTGTCATCATCGTATTGCAATTTCCAATTGAATGGATAAGTTTTAAATTGATTAATGGGAGTCACGAAGTAGAATCGCTGGCTCGTGAATATTTCAGAATTCGGATTTGGGCTGCACCTGCCACACTCGGCCTTTACGTTTTGAATGGCTGGTTTTTAGGGATGCAGAATGCCAAATACCCCATGATTACATCTATTGCTGCTAATGTATTCAATATCGGACTAAGCTTTTTCTTCGTAAGATCGTTACACATGAATTCCGCCGGAGTGGCCTTGGGAACTGTTTTAGCTCAATATCTGGGAGTCGCTGTGGGACTGATATTTCTTTTTAAAAGCTACCGACATCTGACCGTTCACTGGAACTGGCAATCGATTATTAAGCCGACTAACTTAAAAAGCTTCTTTCAGGTAAATACCGATATTTTCATCCGTACGTTTTGTGTCATTTTTGTATTTACCTTTTTCACTTCGAAGTCGGCCGGAATCAACGATCACATCCTGGCTGTAAATTCTATTCTGATCCAATTTTTATTGTTCTTCGCCTTTTTTATCGATGGTTTTGCCTATGCCGGCGAAGCACTTTCCGGACGTTTTGTTGGTGAGAAAAACCGAAGCCAGTTTCTCAAAGTTACCCGTTTGCTTTTTTATTGGGGAAGTATACTAGCACTTGCTTTTGGAGTATTTTACTTGTTTGCCAACCAAACTGTCTTAAGCGTGCTCACCAATCAACAGAATATTATTGAAACAGCGTTGGAATTCAAATTATGGGTGGTCATCACTCCAATCGTTTCTTTCGCCTCCTTTATCTGGGATGGCGTTTACATTGGAGCCACGGCTTCGAAAGAAATGCGCAACAGCATGCTTGGTGCCAGTATATTGGTGTTTCTTCCCTCATACTTCCTTTTACAACCGTTCTTCGGCAACCATGCACTTTGGCTGGCTATGATGTTATTTATGTTGAGTCGTGGAGTAATTCAAACGTTTTTGTTTCCACGAATTATCAGACGTAATTTCTAA
- a CDS encoding superoxide dismutase — protein MSFELPKLSYAYDALEPYIDAQTMEVHHSKHHAAYTSKLNGAVEGSELEGKSIEELLANVSNLSTAVRNNGGGFYNHNLYWEIMAPGGASQPEGDLLKAINDSLGSVDKFKEAFANAAATRFGSGWAWLVKQGDSLVVSSTPNQDNPLTDVADVKGTPILGIDVWEHAYYLKYQNKRPDYIDAFWKVINWDEVAKRFKG, from the coding sequence ATGTCATTTGAATTACCAAAATTAAGTTACGCATACGACGCTTTAGAACCATACATTGATGCACAGACTATGGAAGTACACCATAGCAAGCACCATGCAGCATATACTAGCAAATTAAACGGTGCCGTCGAGGGTTCAGAGCTAGAAGGAAAATCAATTGAAGAATTGTTAGCCAACGTGTCTAACCTTTCTACAGCCGTTAGAAATAACGGCGGTGGTTTTTACAACCACAATTTATATTGGGAAATTATGGCGCCCGGTGGTGCTTCCCAACCAGAAGGAGATTTATTAAAAGCTATAAATGACTCGTTAGGGTCTGTTGATAAATTTAAAGAAGCTTTTGCCAATGCAGCTGCAACCCGATTTGGTTCAGGTTGGGCTTGGTTGGTAAAGCAGGGTGATAGTTTGGTTGTTTCATCCACACCCAATCAGGATAATCCGTTAACGGATGTTGCTGATGTAAAAGGGACTCCAATTCTTGGAATTGACGTTTGGGAACATGCTTATTATTTAAAGTATCAGAACAAACGACCCGATTACATTGATGCTTTTTGGAAAGTCATCAATTGGGATGAAGTAGCCAAACGGTTTAAAGGTTAG
- a CDS encoding metallophosphoesterase, protein MISKQLLFFGLFVLAVEYYAFTAIKTVLKNTSGPWAWVLFGFYFVLALGAVWSLYAFPRWAKTSWPSTTMKYVVNIFIGVFLGQVLMAVIMFLGDILIAVPNLFKYLTSFRTAAPETTSGERFISRFTFIAQTALLLGGALTAGLAYGMTNRYSYKIRRKNVSIDNLPESLKGLKIAQISDIHSGSFDDPEAVAEGVSTIMREKPDLILFTGDLVNDKAEEVKPYLNIFKKLEAPMGVYSILGNHDYGDYHKWPSEEAKQENLKQLKQHHAEMGWRLLLDEHLILTKGDQKLALIGVENWGAKGFTQYGNLDLAMQGLEDSDVKLKILMSHDPSHWEAQVREKYRDINLTLSGHTHGMQFGIEIPGFQWSPVQYMYKQWAGLYQQENQYLYVNRGFGFIGYQGRLGILPEITILELA, encoded by the coding sequence ATGATTAGTAAACAACTCTTATTTTTCGGACTTTTTGTTCTTGCAGTCGAATATTATGCTTTTACAGCCATTAAAACCGTTCTGAAAAACACATCCGGCCCTTGGGCCTGGGTACTTTTCGGATTTTACTTTGTACTTGCTTTAGGAGCAGTGTGGAGTTTGTATGCGTTTCCACGCTGGGCTAAAACAAGTTGGCCTTCAACAACCATGAAATATGTTGTAAACATTTTTATTGGTGTTTTCTTAGGCCAGGTACTGATGGCTGTCATCATGTTTCTGGGCGACATTCTGATTGCTGTTCCAAATCTGTTTAAGTACCTGACTTCGTTTCGGACAGCAGCACCGGAAACGACAAGTGGTGAGCGATTCATCAGCCGATTTACATTCATTGCTCAAACAGCTCTGCTCCTTGGAGGAGCTCTTACAGCAGGATTGGCGTATGGCATGACAAACCGTTACAGCTATAAAATAAGACGAAAAAACGTTTCCATCGATAATTTACCTGAATCATTAAAAGGGTTGAAAATTGCGCAGATTTCGGATATTCATTCAGGCAGTTTTGATGATCCGGAGGCTGTTGCCGAAGGAGTTTCAACCATTATGCGTGAAAAGCCTGACCTCATTTTATTTACCGGCGATTTGGTGAATGATAAAGCAGAAGAAGTAAAACCATACCTCAACATCTTTAAGAAACTTGAAGCCCCAATGGGCGTCTATTCGATTTTGGGAAACCACGATTACGGTGATTACCATAAATGGCCATCAGAAGAAGCGAAACAAGAAAACCTGAAACAATTGAAACAGCACCATGCCGAAATGGGATGGCGGCTTTTACTTGATGAGCATTTGATTCTAACTAAAGGAGACCAAAAACTGGCGTTAATTGGGGTAGAGAATTGGGGAGCCAAAGGATTTACACAGTATGGGAATTTGGATCTTGCCATGCAGGGACTGGAAGACTCTGACGTTAAATTGAAAATACTAATGAGTCATGATCCATCGCATTGGGAGGCGCAAGTTCGAGAAAAATACCGAGACATTAATCTAACCTTGAGTGGACACACGCACGGGATGCAGTTTGGGATCGAAATCCCCGGATTTCAATGGAGCCCGGTTCAATACATGTACAAGCAATGGGCTGGTTTATACCAGCAAGAGAATCAATATCTGTACGTTAACCGCGGATTTGGCTTCATTGGCTATCAGGGGCGTTTGGGAATATTACCAGAAATTACGATACTGGAATTGGCTTAA
- a CDS encoding Crp/Fnr family transcriptional regulator, translating to MLELRSILNERFPFFPNELLDEIEQKGFVQEIKIGEQLIREGQFIKSFPLVLEGSLRVIRHDDEARELLLYFLNPGEACSMALTCCMGQQQSNISALAEQDSLIVRIPVELLDEWMIHYPEWKSYMMYVYRKRFDELLDTIDAIAFMDLDQRLERFFKARFEATGEKLFHGKHQDIAYQLNTSREVVSRLLKKMEQNGMVKLSRNKVDFSNLSSLNS from the coding sequence ATGTTAGAACTTCGCAGCATATTAAATGAACGTTTCCCCTTTTTTCCCAACGAATTGTTGGACGAAATTGAGCAAAAAGGATTTGTTCAGGAAATCAAAATCGGTGAACAGCTGATTCGGGAAGGTCAGTTCATAAAATCGTTCCCTTTGGTTTTAGAAGGGAGCCTGCGGGTTATTCGTCACGATGATGAAGCTCGTGAGTTACTACTCTATTTTTTAAATCCAGGCGAGGCTTGCAGTATGGCATTAACCTGCTGCATGGGACAACAACAAAGTAATATCAGCGCATTGGCCGAACAGGATAGTCTGATTGTTCGCATTCCGGTTGAGCTGTTGGATGAATGGATGATTCATTATCCGGAGTGGAAATCATATATGATGTATGTTTATCGGAAGCGTTTTGATGAATTGCTGGATACCATTGATGCCATTGCTTTTATGGATTTGGATCAGCGCCTGGAACGTTTTTTTAAGGCGCGGTTCGAAGCGACGGGAGAAAAGCTGTTTCATGGCAAACATCAGGATATTGCCTATCAGTTGAATACCTCCCGTGAAGTGGTTTCCCGTTTGCTTAAAAAGATGGAACAAAATGGCATGGTGAAACTTAGTCGTAATAAGGTCGATTTTTCCAATTTGAGCTCCCTCAATTCATAG
- a CDS encoding DUF6132 family protein: MEKVKEFILKYKWRLVGVFIGGLAGYLYWYYIGCTSGTCPIQSNWHTSSLYGGLMGYLVSDLKKKPKKSEEHGEV; encoded by the coding sequence ATGGAAAAAGTAAAAGAATTTATTCTGAAATATAAGTGGCGATTAGTAGGCGTTTTTATTGGTGGTTTAGCCGGATACCTGTATTGGTACTACATCGGCTGCACTTCCGGAACGTGCCCAATTCAATCGAATTGGCATACTAGTTCCTTGTATGGCGGATTAATGGGGTACTTGGTTAGTGACCTGAAAAAGAAACCGAAAAAATCAGAAGAACATGGAGAAGTTTAA
- the trxA gene encoding thioredoxin has protein sequence MEKFNQIIQGETPVLIDFSAEWCGPCKMMAPILKQVKEQLGSQVRIIKIDVDRNQEIAMKYQIRNVPTMMIFQNGQQKWTGSGVMQADQLASVIRSVVKVI, from the coding sequence ATGGAGAAGTTTAATCAAATTATTCAAGGAGAAACACCTGTTTTGATTGATTTTTCAGCTGAATGGTGCGGCCCTTGTAAAATGATGGCTCCCATTTTGAAGCAGGTAAAAGAACAACTGGGGAGCCAGGTTCGGATTATTAAGATTGATGTGGATCGGAATCAGGAAATTGCGATGAAGTACCAGATTCGCAACGTTCCGACCATGATGATCTTCCAAAATGGACAGCAAAAATGGACAGGAAGCGGAGTGATGCAGGCTGACCAGCTGGCATCGGTCATTCGGTCAGTTGTAAAGGTAATTTAG
- a CDS encoding polysaccharide lyase, whose product MKMKWLFIYILLIAISCSEQKINDANFNIDFSQLDTGKLTDKVTKDLWPGASLVCGKKDFVFYKLGITPHPLFIAEEDDNRFLQVVIPAMCYDPIVGAQWKFPITPQEEYYFSYRVKFENGFDFVKGGKLPGLAGGIANCGGNVPDGYDGWSARMMFWDEGKLSFYLYYPDQSSQWGERLFLKNSDKDTLQIARGKWHTITQHIKMNTPGKKDGIIEAWFDGQKAYSQNTFLFRQDIKLQIDQVFYSVFMGGGDLSWTSSKDQYICFDDFRVSTQMNNP is encoded by the coding sequence ATGAAAATGAAGTGGCTATTTATATATATACTATTAATTGCAATATCGTGCTCCGAGCAAAAAATAAATGACGCCAATTTCAATATTGATTTTAGCCAACTAGATACCGGTAAACTAACAGACAAAGTGACTAAGGATCTCTGGCCCGGAGCCAGCTTGGTATGTGGCAAAAAGGACTTTGTTTTCTATAAACTGGGAATTACTCCACATCCTCTTTTTATAGCAGAAGAGGATGATAATCGTTTTTTGCAGGTTGTGATCCCTGCCATGTGCTATGACCCGATTGTTGGTGCACAATGGAAATTTCCGATTACTCCCCAAGAGGAATATTATTTTAGTTATCGTGTAAAATTTGAAAATGGTTTTGATTTTGTAAAAGGGGGCAAACTTCCAGGCCTTGCAGGAGGTATCGCAAATTGCGGAGGCAATGTCCCTGATGGTTACGATGGATGGAGCGCCCGAATGATGTTTTGGGATGAAGGAAAGCTTAGTTTTTATCTTTATTACCCTGATCAGTCTTCCCAATGGGGAGAACGATTATTTTTGAAAAATTCTGATAAAGATACGTTGCAGATTGCTCGTGGTAAGTGGCATACCATTACACAGCACATCAAAATGAATACTCCCGGAAAGAAAGATGGAATTATTGAAGCATGGTTTGATGGGCAAAAGGCCTATTCTCAAAACACTTTCCTTTTTAGACAGGACATAAAACTTCAAATCGATCAAGTCTTTTACAGTGTGTTTATGGGGGGTGGTGACCTGAGTTGGACTTCGTCAAAAGATCAATATATTTGTTTTGATGATTTTCGCGTTTCTACTCAAATGAACAATCCATAA